GTATATTGATTTTATCGGTTTGTTGTATGGTAACCTACTATGGCTGCCACCACTTTATACCTTCTTTTATTGAATTTGTGACACACTAATTTTAAAGTATATGAAAAAGATTGAAGCAATTATCCGTAAGACAAAATTCGAAGAAGTGAAAGACGCTCTCCTCGAAGCGGACATTGAATGGTTCTCTTACTATGATGTAAGAGGCGTTGGAAAAGCCAGACAAGGACGTATCTATCGTGGTGTAATATACGACACTAGTTATATTGAAAGAATACTTATTTCAATCGTTGTGCGTGATAAGAATACAGAGAAGACGGTACAGGCAATCTTGAAATCGGCTCAGACCGGAGAGATTGGAGATGGAAGAATTTTCATCGTTCCTATCGAAGATTCGATTCGCATTCGTACAGGCGAACGAGGTGACATCGCTCTTTATAATGCAGAACAAGAAAAATAATTTCAATATAACAATAGGTATCAATATATAAAGATTACACGATCATGGATAGATATAAAAAATATTCGATTGCGAAACTGTGGGTGGCAGGTGCCTTGATGATGGCATTCTTTTTCGCAACCAGTGCATTTGCACAAGATTCTGCCCCCGTAGACTCTACAGCCGTAACTTCAACAGTTATAGAAGCTGCCATCGTGGAGCCTGCAACAACAGCTCCCGACACCATCGGCGACCTTGTTCTAGGTCTAAACACTGTATGGATGTTATTGGCCGCTATGCTGGTATTTTTCATGCAACCGGGCTTTGCTCTGGTAGAAGGAGGATTTACCCGCTCAAAGAACACTGCCAACATATTAATGAAGAACTTCTGTGACTTCATGTTTGGTTCACTACTCTTCTGGGCTATCGGATATGGCATCATGTTCGGCGCCGGAGGATTCAGCGGTGTACCGCATTTCTTCAATTTATCAATTAACCCAACTGATCTTCCTGCTGAAGGTTTCCTTATTTTCCAAACGGTATTCTGCGCGACAGCCGCAACTATCGTTTCAGGAGCTATGGCCGAACGTACAAAGTTCTCTATGTACATCTGTTACTCCATCTTGATTTGTGCTCTTGTTTATCCTATATCCGGTCATTGGACATGGGGAGGCGGATGGTTGATGAATGGTGATGAAGGTAGCTTCATGATGAGTACTTTCGGAACTACATTCCACGACTTCGCAGGTTCAACCATTGTTCACTCTGTAGGTGGATGGATTGCTTTGGTAGGTGCTGCCATTCTTGGCCCACGTATCGGCAAATATGACAAGAACGGTAGATCGAAAGCAATCCCCGGTCACAACTTAACCATTGCCGCATTAGGTGTATTTATCTTGTGGTTTGGTTGGTTCGGATTTAACCCCGGATCACAGTTGGCTGCCGCTAGCGAAGGCGACCGTATAGCTATTTCTCACGTATTCCTTACCACTAACTTAGCTGCTTGTGCAGGTGGGGTCTTAGCACTGCTAACTTCCTGGATCAAATATAGCAAACCATCGTTGTCACTTACGCTGAACGGTATTCTTGCCGGACTGGTAGGTATCACAGCAGGATGCGACGCTGTATCAGCAACAGGTGCGGTAATTATCGGTGCAGTATGTGGTGTTATCATGATATTCTCAGTAGAATTCATCGACAAAGTGTTGAAGATAGATGATCCTGTAGGAGCATCTTCCGTACACGGTGTTTGTGGGTTCTTAGGAACTGTAATGACAGGTCTTTTAGCTACTGACGGTGGTTTATTCTACGGCGGTGGTTCAGGACTCTTCACAGCTCAACTTTTCGGCGCGTTGGTTATTGGAGCCTGGGCAGCCGGTATGGGCTTTATCATCTTCAAAGGACTTGATCTTGTTCACGGTCTCCGTGTTCCGGCTCGTATCGAAGAAGAAGGACTTGATGTTTATGAGCATGGTGAATCTGCTTATAATTAATCATTAAAATATCCCGGACGGGTTTGATCGCCTTTCCGGGAACAAGGTTATAAACCAATAGAAATTTTTTACTCTAACATATTTAACAACAAATCAAAATTAAGTAGTATTATGTCAAAACTAAGATTCAGAGTAGTAGAGACAGCTTTCAAAAAGAAAGCAGTAGAGGTACCCGCACCGGCAGAACGCCCATCGGAATACTTCGGAAAATATGTATTCAACCGTGCTAAGATGTTCAAATACCTTCCTAGTAAGGTATACGAAAAGCTCACCGACGCTATCGACAATGGTTCTCCATTAGATCGTACTATCGCCGATGACATCGCAGCAGGTATGAAGAAATGGGCTCTCGAAATGGGGGTTACTCACTACACACACTGGTTCCATCCACTTACAGAAGGAACCGCAGAAAAACATGACGCTTTTGTAGAACATGATGGCAAAGGTGGCATGTTAGAAGAATTTTCAGGCAAACTGCTTGTACAACAAGAACCTGACGCATCTAGCTTCCCTAACGGAGGTATCCGTAATACATTCGAAGCTAGAGGTTACTCTGCTTGGGATCCATCTTCTCCAGCTTTCATTATGGACGATACTCTTTGTATTCCTACTATCTTCATCGCTTATACAGGTGAATCTTTGGACTACAAATCTCCTCTATTGAAAGCTCTAAGAGCTGTTGACAAAGCAGCAGTTGACGTATGTCACTACTTCAATCCTGAAGTAAAGAAAGTAATTGCTTACTTAGGATGGGAACAAGAATATTTCCTTATTGACGAAGGTCTGTATGCTGCACGCCCTGACCTACTTCTTACAGGACGTACTTTGATGGGACATGACAGTGCTAAAAACCAACAGTTGGAAGATCACTATTTCGGTGCTATCCCAACTCGTGTAGCTGCTTTCATGAAAGATCTTGAGATCGAAGCATTGAAACTAGGTATTCCGGTTAAGACTCGTCACAACGAGGTTGCTCCTAACCAATTTGAGCTTGCTCCTATCTACGAAGAATGTAACTTAGCTGTAGACCACAACATGCTTATCATGGCTGTGATGCGCAAAGTTTCTCGTCGTCATGGATTCCGTGTTTTATTACACGAAAAACCTTTCAAAGGAGTTAACGGTTCAGGTAAGCACAACAACTGGTCACTGGGTACAGACACAGGCGTGTTGTTGATGGGTCCGGGTAAAACTCCGGAAGATAACCTACGCTTCATCACTTTCATAGTAAATACTCTTATGGCTGTTTACAAACACAATGGTGTGTTAAAAGCCAGCATCTCTAGTGCAACAAACGCTCACCGTTTAGGAGCAAATGAAGCACCTCCCGCAATCATCTCTTCTTTCCTTGGCAAGCAACTTTCACAAGTATTGCAACACATCGAAGAAAGCACAAAAGATGATTTGATCAGCTTAAGCGGCAAACAAGGTTTGAAACTTGATATTCCTCAGATTCCTGAGCTATTGATAGACAATACAGACCGTAACCGTACTTCACCTTTCGCTTTCACCGGTAACCGTTTCGAATTCCGTGCCGTAGGTTCAGAAGCAAACTGTGCCTCTGCAATGATCGCATTGAACGCTGCACTTGCTG
This is a stretch of genomic DNA from uncultured Bacteroides sp.. It encodes these proteins:
- a CDS encoding glutamine synthetase III; translation: MSKLRFRVVETAFKKKAVEVPAPAERPSEYFGKYVFNRAKMFKYLPSKVYEKLTDAIDNGSPLDRTIADDIAAGMKKWALEMGVTHYTHWFHPLTEGTAEKHDAFVEHDGKGGMLEEFSGKLLVQQEPDASSFPNGGIRNTFEARGYSAWDPSSPAFIMDDTLCIPTIFIAYTGESLDYKSPLLKALRAVDKAAVDVCHYFNPEVKKVIAYLGWEQEYFLIDEGLYAARPDLLLTGRTLMGHDSAKNQQLEDHYFGAIPTRVAAFMKDLEIEALKLGIPVKTRHNEVAPNQFELAPIYEECNLAVDHNMLIMAVMRKVSRRHGFRVLLHEKPFKGVNGSGKHNNWSLGTDTGVLLMGPGKTPEDNLRFITFIVNTLMAVYKHNGVLKASISSATNAHRLGANEAPPAIISSFLGKQLSQVLQHIEESTKDDLISLSGKQGLKLDIPQIPELLIDNTDRNRTSPFAFTGNRFEFRAVGSEANCASAMIALNAALAEQLVKFKKDVDALIEKGEPKISAILEIIRAYTKECKAIHFDGNGYSDEWKAEACKRGLDCETSVPVIFDSYLKPESIAMFENTGVLNRKELEARNEVKWETYTKKIQIEARVLGDLAMNHIIPVATQYQTNLIDNVYKMKDLFPGDKASKLSNKNLELIEEIADRTAYIKEHVDAMIEARKVANKIECEREKAVAYHDNIVPMLEEIRYHIDKLELIVDNQMWTLPKYRELLFIR
- a CDS encoding P-II family nitrogen regulator; translated protein: MKKIEAIIRKTKFEEVKDALLEADIEWFSYYDVRGVGKARQGRIYRGVIYDTSYIERILISIVVRDKNTEKTVQAILKSAQTGEIGDGRIFIVPIEDSIRIRTGERGDIALYNAEQEK
- a CDS encoding ammonium transporter, whose product is MDRYKKYSIAKLWVAGALMMAFFFATSAFAQDSAPVDSTAVTSTVIEAAIVEPATTAPDTIGDLVLGLNTVWMLLAAMLVFFMQPGFALVEGGFTRSKNTANILMKNFCDFMFGSLLFWAIGYGIMFGAGGFSGVPHFFNLSINPTDLPAEGFLIFQTVFCATAATIVSGAMAERTKFSMYICYSILICALVYPISGHWTWGGGWLMNGDEGSFMMSTFGTTFHDFAGSTIVHSVGGWIALVGAAILGPRIGKYDKNGRSKAIPGHNLTIAALGVFILWFGWFGFNPGSQLAAASEGDRIAISHVFLTTNLAACAGGVLALLTSWIKYSKPSLSLTLNGILAGLVGITAGCDAVSATGAVIIGAVCGVIMIFSVEFIDKVLKIDDPVGASSVHGVCGFLGTVMTGLLATDGGLFYGGGSGLFTAQLFGALVIGAWAAGMGFIIFKGLDLVHGLRVPARIEEEGLDVYEHGESAYN